The genomic DNA TTTCCAACACTAGAGTTGTTTCCAATGAAGCAGTCCTAGTGTTTTTTATTTTTTTAGATGTTATTCTCATAAAGAAAGGATAGATGCATAGCATCTATCCTTTTACCAATCTTGTGTATTTTCAAGTAAATGATCAATTTCAATTGTTGTGATGAATGAGAATCCCTCATCTTCAGTAAGGTCTCGAGTGGATTCTAACAATTCATCGATATCAGCTTTAATTAATCGCATAGTTATTTTCTCCTCTCGTGTATGTACGTTATTAAACATACCCTATTTCCTGGTCTACTAAACTTTTCGATGCGACGTTCTTCTTTATGGGGGTAAGAATAAAGAAATTATTAATTTGTTTCCCTTATCATGTTATGAATAAAATATGACCAAACTATTACTTAGCTATTAACAAATTAGGAAGAATCTCATTTTTAGTTGAAAAAAAGTTATAAATACATTTAAATAAGGTCGAGAGATGTAGGGGGAGTTGAAATAAATGAACGTTTTAGTAATAGAAGATAATGAGAGTGTATGCTCAATGATTGATATGTTTTTTTCTAAAGAGGGAATTAAAGGAACATATATCCATGATGGTTTAGAAGGCCTTAACACATTTAAATCAGGTGAATGGGACTTGGTTATTATTGACTGGATGCTTCCGAGTATGGATGGTGTTATGATATGCCGAAAAATCCGAGAAGAGGGCTATTCGGTTCCTATCATTATGTTAACAGCAAAGGATACAGAATCAGACCAAGTGCTCGGGCTTGAAATGGGAGCGGATGATTATGTAACGAAACCTTTCAGTCCACTTGCTTTAATGGCAAGAATTAAGGCCATTAGTCGTCGGATGCAAAGTAATGATCTAGTAAAAGTCGATAAAGGGATGCTACAAACAAAACATTTTAAAATCAGTAAAGATACAAGAGAAGTATTTTTAGATGATCAGCAAGTGTTAAATTTAACACCAAAGGAATTCGAACTTCTTTACTACTTCGCACAGCATCCAAAGCAGGTCTTTACAAGGGAACAGCTTCTAGAAA from Robertmurraya sp. FSL R5-0851 includes the following:
- a CDS encoding winged helix-turn-helix domain-containing protein yields the protein MNVLVIEDNESVCSMIDMFFSKEGIKGTYIHDGLEGLNTFKSGEWDLVIIDWMLPSMDGVMICRKIREEGYSVPIIMLTAKDTESDQVLGLEMGADDYVTKPFSPLALMARIKAISRRMQSNDLVKVDKGMLQTKHFKISKDTREVFLDDQQVLNLTPKEFELLYYFAQHPKQVFTREQLLERVWGYQFYGDERTVDVHIKRLRKKIGTDSQPFFHTVWGVGYKFDEVVQGNEN